In Geotalea uraniireducens, one genomic interval encodes:
- a CDS encoding Smr/MutS family protein, whose protein sequence is MKKSAGSKKKKSEELANKPFSALKGVRANIDPPPEKPVAKPAPPPAIAAEPDETALFLRAVSDVRRLHSQPPKNQRKSGEVPVAAPEKDDADQRAFLDAVRQLKLDVTFADEFPEKGRSDSHGQAANRLRQLKKGTIRVDLELDLHGLTKDEALDSLARFIGGAYNRGQQAVLVITGKGNNSPGEPVLQGAVVSWLRDKGRGMVAEFAPAPRNMGGSGALVVFLKAREIQEL, encoded by the coding sequence ATGAAGAAAAGCGCCGGAAGCAAGAAAAAGAAGAGCGAAGAGTTGGCCAATAAGCCGTTTTCCGCCCTGAAAGGGGTGCGAGCGAACATTGACCCGCCGCCGGAAAAGCCCGTCGCCAAACCGGCGCCGCCGCCGGCCATTGCTGCCGAGCCCGACGAGACGGCCCTGTTTCTCCGGGCGGTCAGCGATGTTCGCCGCCTCCACTCCCAGCCGCCGAAGAATCAGCGGAAAAGCGGTGAGGTTCCCGTCGCCGCCCCCGAGAAAGACGATGCCGACCAACGGGCTTTTCTTGATGCGGTGCGTCAGCTGAAACTCGACGTCACCTTTGCGGACGAGTTTCCCGAAAAAGGCCGGAGCGATTCACACGGCCAGGCGGCCAACCGGTTGCGCCAGCTGAAAAAGGGGACGATCCGGGTCGACCTGGAGCTCGATCTGCACGGGCTGACCAAAGATGAAGCGCTGGACAGCCTGGCCCGGTTCATCGGCGGGGCTTACAACCGGGGGCAGCAGGCCGTGCTGGTCATTACCGGCAAAGGGAACAATTCGCCGGGCGAGCCGGTCCTGCAGGGCGCGGTTGTTTCTTGGCTCCGTGACAAAGGGCGGGGCATGGTTGCCGAGTTTGCCCCGGCACCGCGAAATATGGGGGGAAGCGGGGCGCTGGTGGTCTTTCTCAAGGCTCGGGAAATTCAAGAGCTGTAG
- a CDS encoding methionine adenosyltransferase, producing the protein MISIETARGFSVSAHRVEIVERKGRGHPDSICDAVMDAISVALCRTYRERCGRILHHNIDKSLLAAGSVERQFGGGRVIRPMEFVIGDRATFAAAGEEIPVAEIAIDTANRWLRENLRFVDPAKHVRYRIVLAPGSSELVDIFARPGAVMVANDTSAAVGYWPLSPTERAVLDLERFLNGTRFKERFPESGEDVKVMGLRTGTDLTMTVAMPLIARFVHSEADYFDRKKAIGREIGEFLAGLPGFGRRTFHFNTLDETGRGLNGIYLSLLGTSAEDADSGQVGRGNRVNGIIALSRPLGSEATAGKNPVSHVGKIYTILAHQLAREICEEVEGVAEATVLLLSRIGTPIDRPAMAAAQLRLQRGLRLADASGRAREIIARGLAGIGDFCLELAEGRYPVC; encoded by the coding sequence ATGATCAGCATAGAAACAGCTCGCGGTTTTTCCGTTAGCGCCCATCGCGTCGAAATCGTGGAACGGAAAGGGAGAGGCCATCCCGACTCGATCTGCGACGCGGTAATGGATGCCATTTCCGTAGCTCTTTGCCGAACCTACCGGGAGCGGTGCGGGCGGATTCTCCATCACAATATCGACAAGAGCCTGCTGGCCGCCGGCAGCGTCGAGCGGCAGTTCGGCGGCGGCCGGGTAATCAGGCCAATGGAGTTCGTCATCGGCGATCGGGCAACCTTCGCTGCCGCCGGCGAGGAAATCCCGGTGGCGGAGATCGCCATCGACACCGCCAATCGCTGGCTGCGGGAAAATCTCCGGTTTGTCGATCCGGCAAAGCATGTTCGCTACCGGATCGTCCTCGCCCCTGGCTCCTCAGAACTGGTCGACATTTTTGCCCGGCCGGGAGCGGTCATGGTTGCCAACGACACCTCGGCGGCGGTCGGTTACTGGCCTCTTTCCCCTACCGAGCGGGCGGTTCTCGACCTGGAGAGGTTCCTTAACGGTACCCGCTTCAAAGAGCGCTTCCCCGAAAGCGGCGAGGATGTAAAGGTGATGGGACTACGGACGGGAACCGACCTGACAATGACCGTGGCGATGCCGCTTATCGCCCGTTTCGTCCATTCCGAAGCTGACTACTTCGACCGCAAAAAGGCAATTGGCCGGGAGATTGGCGAATTTCTCGCCGGACTCCCCGGATTCGGCCGGCGCACCTTCCACTTCAACACCCTCGACGAGACGGGACGAGGGCTCAACGGCATCTATCTCAGCCTGCTCGGCACTTCGGCGGAAGACGCCGACTCCGGCCAGGTCGGTCGCGGCAACCGGGTCAACGGCATCATCGCCCTGAGCCGCCCGCTCGGCAGCGAAGCGACGGCAGGCAAAAACCCGGTGAGTCACGTGGGAAAGATATACACGATCCTCGCCCACCAATTGGCCAGAGAAATCTGCGAGGAAGTTGAAGGCGTGGCAGAGGCCACCGTCCTGCTGCTCAGCCGGATCGGGACCCCCATTGATCGACCCGCCATGGCGGCAGCCCAGCTTCGGCTGCAGCGGGGGCTTCGGCTTGCCGATGCCTCGGGGCGGGCACGGGAGATCATTGCCCGGGGGCTGGCGGGAATTGGGGATTTCTGTCTCGAACTGGCCGAAGGGCGATATCCGGTCTGCTGA
- a CDS encoding Rne/Rng family ribonuclease has protein sequence MAKKMLINVMHPEEARVAIVEDGRLVDLDVEIAGSEQTRGNVYKGVVVRVEPGLQAAFVDIGLKKLGFLQVGEIHPSWWQWRDDIPEEQRNRRPRIQEILRRGQELVVQVEKGERDMKGAALTSYLSLPGRYMVLMPGSDSSGISRKVESEADRKKLKEKVAQLEIPEGIGYIVRTEALGKTKTELAKDLQYLLKLSDSINEQAAVTKGPALIYQESNLVIRTIRDYFTAEIDEVLVDSKDVYKQARAFFKETMPKFEKLVKLHQEKRPIFSRYQIEEQIDLIYEKKVPLKSGGSIVIEPTEALVSVDVNSGKSTGEKGVEDTAFKTNLEAAEEVARQLRLRDLGGLIVIDFIDMRDKKHISAVEKTLKTALKTDKARVTVGRISQFGILEMSRQRIRQTLEQGSTLECPHCSGRGKVKSVESMALSFLRKVHAAAAKGTVAEVRGGLPLEVAYYLLNRKKRELAQIENDYDIEVTVKGKPSFLMNQLELELERRERPAHLESAPAKTGEPAEPKAETVEEPIETTPGEEAATTEGTEGKKRKRRRSKKKPRGEEAGEPAASEAAQPLTMEEEEEAAGEAAGEPGGEEALPAEQAAEETRKKRRRKRRRSKKPQAEQSVEEGAAPAEEEPAAEATAEPLPVTESAESGEDVKKKKRRRKRRPTKRGAEEESAGGPEAAVEPPVAEPKPLVAEPEPPVVVTPPVAAEEPPAKKPRAPRTRKKPAPAAAAASAGEPEPAPTTEPAPEMTEAAPKKKRAPRKKATADAAPEPPPAEAAAAEAVEPAPPPAKKPRAPRKKKELPPADGE, from the coding sequence ATGGCAAAAAAGATGCTGATCAATGTGATGCACCCGGAAGAGGCCCGGGTCGCCATCGTCGAGGACGGCCGGCTGGTCGACCTCGACGTGGAAATCGCCGGTAGCGAGCAGACGCGCGGCAACGTCTACAAAGGGGTAGTGGTCCGGGTCGAGCCGGGGCTGCAGGCAGCTTTCGTCGATATCGGGCTGAAAAAGCTCGGCTTCCTTCAGGTGGGCGAAATCCACCCCTCCTGGTGGCAGTGGCGGGACGACATTCCCGAAGAACAACGCAACCGCCGCCCCCGCATCCAGGAAATCCTCCGCCGCGGCCAGGAACTGGTGGTCCAGGTGGAAAAAGGCGAACGGGACATGAAGGGAGCCGCACTGACGAGCTACCTGTCGCTCCCGGGACGCTACATGGTGCTGATGCCCGGCAGCGATTCGAGCGGCATCTCCCGCAAGGTGGAGAGCGAGGCCGATCGGAAGAAGCTCAAGGAAAAGGTGGCCCAGCTGGAGATCCCGGAAGGGATCGGCTACATCGTCCGGACCGAGGCGCTCGGCAAAACCAAGACCGAGCTGGCCAAAGACCTCCAGTACCTCCTGAAACTCAGCGACAGCATCAACGAGCAGGCCGCCGTCACCAAGGGCCCCGCCCTGATCTACCAGGAGTCCAACCTGGTGATCCGCACCATCCGCGACTACTTTACCGCCGAGATCGACGAGGTGCTGGTCGACAGCAAGGATGTCTACAAGCAGGCCCGGGCATTCTTCAAGGAGACGATGCCCAAGTTCGAGAAACTGGTCAAGCTCCACCAGGAGAAGCGGCCGATCTTTTCCCGCTACCAGATCGAGGAACAGATCGACCTGATCTACGAAAAAAAGGTGCCGCTCAAATCCGGCGGCTCGATCGTCATCGAACCGACCGAAGCCCTGGTCTCCGTCGACGTCAACTCGGGGAAATCGACCGGCGAGAAGGGGGTCGAGGATACGGCCTTCAAGACCAACCTTGAGGCAGCCGAAGAAGTGGCCCGACAGCTGCGGCTCCGCGACCTGGGCGGGCTGATCGTCATCGATTTCATCGACATGCGGGATAAGAAACATATCTCCGCAGTGGAAAAGACCCTGAAGACCGCCCTCAAGACCGACAAAGCCCGGGTGACCGTCGGCCGGATCTCCCAGTTCGGCATCCTGGAAATGTCCCGGCAGCGGATCAGGCAGACCCTGGAGCAGGGGAGCACCCTCGAATGCCCCCATTGCAGCGGCCGGGGAAAAGTCAAATCGGTGGAGAGCATGGCCCTCTCCTTCCTGCGCAAGGTCCACGCCGCCGCCGCCAAAGGAACCGTCGCCGAAGTCCGGGGCGGTCTGCCGCTAGAAGTGGCATACTACCTCCTCAACCGGAAAAAGCGGGAACTGGCCCAGATCGAAAACGATTACGACATCGAGGTGACCGTCAAGGGAAAACCGTCCTTCCTGATGAACCAGCTGGAGCTGGAGCTGGAGCGGCGGGAACGGCCGGCCCACCTGGAAAGTGCCCCGGCGAAAACCGGCGAACCAGCCGAGCCGAAAGCCGAGACGGTCGAGGAACCCATCGAGACGACGCCGGGCGAAGAGGCAGCGACGACGGAAGGGACCGAAGGGAAAAAACGGAAGCGACGGCGAAGCAAGAAGAAGCCCCGGGGCGAAGAAGCCGGGGAACCGGCAGCCAGCGAAGCCGCCCAGCCGCTGACGATGGAGGAAGAGGAAGAGGCGGCGGGCGAAGCGGCCGGCGAACCGGGTGGCGAAGAAGCGTTGCCGGCCGAGCAGGCCGCAGAAGAGACCAGGAAGAAGCGGCGGCGCAAACGGCGGCGGAGCAAGAAACCCCAGGCGGAGCAATCTGTGGAAGAGGGCGCGGCACCTGCCGAGGAAGAGCCGGCAGCTGAGGCCACTGCCGAACCGCTCCCCGTCACGGAAAGTGCCGAGAGCGGCGAGGACGTGAAAAAGAAGAAGCGGCGGCGCAAGCGGCGCCCCACCAAACGGGGAGCCGAAGAAGAGAGCGCCGGCGGGCCGGAAGCTGCCGTTGAGCCCCCGGTGGCTGAGCCCAAGCCACTGGTAGCCGAGCCCGAGCCACCGGTCGTCGTGACGCCGCCGGTAGCCGCAGAAGAGCCGCCGGCAAAAAAACCCCGGGCTCCCCGGACCAGAAAGAAACCGGCACCGGCAGCAGCTGCCGCCTCCGCCGGCGAACCGGAACCTGCGCCGACGACTGAACCCGCGCCGGAAATGACGGAAGCTGCGCCGAAGAAAAAGCGGGCGCCGCGCAAGAAGGCAACGGCCGACGCAGCCCCGGAACCGCCGCCGGCTGAAGCGGCAGCGGCAGAAGCGGTAGAGCCGGCCCCGCCGCCGGCCAAAAAGCCCCGCGCCCCGCGGAAGAAGAAAGAGCTGCCACCGGCTGACGGGGAGTAG